In one window of bacterium HR17 DNA:
- the lnt gene encoding Apolipoprotein N-acyltransferase — protein sequence MILLASACSAFPLFVPLAFPLAWIGIAPLLIVLARHPSGTVLAWSGVFALLLHGATNYWLIGTVARLSPFTGEPPAVMRVWGAAAFGGVLVWQALFCLLFAALAAAILRRRCDGLAAAAIGGAWALTEWLRSVGTLGYPWALLASTQVAFLPLLQLVAWVGSYGLSGVIAMVNGLVAIAWLRRRWAEGLIALSLLTALSIFGWWDMHRVQQQMRHAPSLTVAAVQGNFGMERWRPDRPLSDLTPILRAHLRLSERAVRRGAQVIVWSETALPWALRVDGQWQWGTAALRAFVQRHKVALLVGAGERRQGRSYNAAFLLASVGGKATLCGVYRKVRLVPFGEYTPWRDRLPWLVRWLPPRPEETVPGDTIAPLRLPVPRPLWLAVAICFESLFPFHARQLVAGQGPTLLVIITNDHWFGATLAPYHHARAAILRAVESRRAVARCAGTGISLLALPTGRVVQWAGWNRQAVLVARLPLMTLPSPYHRWGDAPVSVACAALVVLGLLHLSAERGRR from the coding sequence TTGATCCTTCTCGCTTCAGCGTGCTCTGCGTTTCCTCTCTTTGTCCCTTTAGCGTTCCCTCTCGCATGGATCGGTATTGCCCCGCTGCTGATCGTTCTTGCCCGTCACCCATCTGGCACGGTGCTGGCGTGGAGTGGGGTTTTTGCGCTGCTCCTTCATGGCGCCACTAACTATTGGCTCATCGGCACTGTCGCTCGCTTGTCCCCTTTCACGGGCGAGCCACCTGCTGTCATGCGGGTGTGGGGGGCTGCCGCCTTCGGCGGCGTTCTGGTTTGGCAAGCGCTGTTTTGCCTCCTGTTCGCTGCCCTTGCAGCGGCAATTTTGCGGCGCCGCTGCGACGGGCTCGCCGCCGCTGCCATCGGTGGTGCGTGGGCGCTGACGGAGTGGCTCCGCAGCGTCGGCACTTTAGGCTACCCGTGGGCGTTGCTGGCTAGCACGCAAGTCGCTTTTTTGCCCCTATTGCAACTCGTCGCGTGGGTCGGTAGTTATGGGCTGAGCGGTGTCATCGCAATGGTCAATGGGCTGGTGGCGATAGCGTGGTTGCGCCGGCGCTGGGCAGAGGGGTTGATTGCCCTTTCGCTGCTGACGGCGCTGAGCATCTTTGGCTGGTGGGATATGCACCGGGTGCAACAGCAAATGCGTCACGCACCATCCTTGACCGTCGCCGCCGTGCAAGGTAACTTCGGAATGGAGCGGTGGCGCCCCGACCGTCCTCTCTCTGACTTGACGCCGATTTTACGGGCGCATTTGCGGCTGAGCGAACGGGCAGTGCGGCGCGGCGCGCAGGTCATCGTCTGGTCGGAAACGGCACTGCCTTGGGCGTTGCGCGTGGATGGGCAATGGCAGTGGGGCACCGCCGCTTTGCGGGCTTTTGTTCAGCGGCACAAAGTCGCCTTGCTGGTCGGTGCCGGCGAGCGGCGCCAGGGGCGCAGTTACAACGCCGCTTTTTTGCTGGCGTCTGTCGGCGGCAAGGCGACCCTTTGCGGTGTTTACCGGAAGGTGCGGTTGGTGCCTTTCGGCGAATACACACCTTGGCGCGACCGACTTCCGTGGCTGGTGCGGTGGTTACCACCTCGCCCCGAAGAGACGGTTCCGGGCGATACCATCGCGCCGTTGCGTCTCCCTGTCCCGCGCCCTTTGTGGTTAGCGGTCGCCATTTGCTTTGAGTCGCTGTTCCCGTTCCATGCCCGGCAGTTGGTGGCGGGTCAGGGTCCGACGCTCTTGGTCATCATCACCAACGACCACTGGTTCGGCGCGACGCTGGCACCTTACCATCATGCCCGTGCTGCCATCCTGCGGGCTGTGGAGAGCCGTCGCGCCGTCGCCCGATGCGCCGGCACGGGTATCAGTCTGCTGGCGTTGCCGACGGGCAGAGTGGTCCAATGGGCGGGTTGGAACCGCCAAGCGGTGCTCGTGGCGCGACTGCCTTTGATGACATTGCCGTCGCCCTACCACCGCTGGGGCGATGCGCCTGTATCGGTTGCTTGCGCGGCGTTGGTAGTGTTGGGGCTGCTACACTTGTCAGCGGAGCGTGGGCGAAGATGA
- the xerC gene encoding Tyrosine recombinase XerC: MLHEAVDAFLGQLRTARQASANTVRAYARDLTDFVAFLVGEGVEEWQQATVAVLRRFLNHLFARGYERRTIARKLSAVRALFQFLARTGRITTNPATELRQPRLPHKLPLVLDEVQVEALLNAPNPQTWRGVRDRALLELLYATGLRVGEAAGLTVNDVDLVDASVRVRGKGGKERFVPLHAEAVQWLQRYLAESRPRLMQRAKAVTAALFLSQKGTPLTARQIRRLVLQYARKALGMRLSPHALRHSFATHLLEGGADLRTIQELLGHASLEATQIYTRLTRTHLRRVYEKAHPRA; this comes from the coding sequence ATGTTGCATGAGGCGGTGGACGCGTTTTTGGGGCAACTGAGAACTGCGCGGCAAGCGTCGGCGAACACGGTACGGGCGTATGCCCGCGACCTGACTGACTTTGTGGCATTTTTGGTGGGAGAAGGTGTTGAGGAATGGCAGCAGGCGACAGTGGCGGTGCTGCGGCGGTTTCTCAACCACCTGTTTGCGCGGGGTTATGAGCGGCGCACCATTGCCCGCAAGTTATCGGCGGTACGGGCGCTCTTTCAGTTCCTTGCGCGGACGGGGCGCATCACCACCAACCCCGCCACCGAGCTGCGCCAACCCCGGCTGCCCCACAAGTTACCGCTGGTGCTGGACGAAGTGCAGGTTGAAGCATTGCTCAATGCACCGAACCCGCAAACATGGCGGGGCGTGCGAGACCGCGCCTTGTTGGAACTGCTTTATGCGACCGGGCTGCGGGTCGGAGAAGCGGCGGGGTTGACGGTCAACGATGTGGATTTGGTGGATGCCTCCGTGCGGGTGCGGGGCAAAGGGGGGAAAGAGCGGTTCGTCCCGCTGCACGCCGAAGCGGTGCAGTGGCTACAACGCTACTTGGCGGAGAGCCGCCCGCGGTTGATGCAACGCGCCAAAGCGGTGACGGCGGCGTTGTTTTTAAGCCAGAAAGGGACACCCTTGACGGCGCGGCAAATCCGTCGGCTGGTGCTGCAGTATGCGCGCAAGGCGTTGGGGATGCGTCTATCGCCCCACGCGTTGCGCCACAGTTTTGCGACGCACCTGTTGGAAGGCGGCGCCGACTTGCGCACCATCCAAGAGTTGCTGGGACACGCGTCCTTAGAAGCGACGCAGATTTACACCCGCCTGACCCGCACCCATTTGCGCCGCGTTTACGAGAAAGCCCATCCGAGGGCATGA
- the ispB gene encoding Octaprenyl diphosphate synthase — protein MKGIQRLMLSAHWGELIAEVFAALEKPLQQVEEFLRQAVQSSVRDITAMALHLLSAGGKRLRPALTLLSAQFVGGITPRAIAFAAVVELMHTATLIHDDVIDKAEVRRGRDAVHRLWGNEAAIMCGDHLYARAFSILAEDGDIQVIRTMAEASSRVCEGEILELQLAFNPDITYEQCLEVARLKTAELIAAACKIGALSGGGSPVAAEALESYGRHLGIAFQIVDDLLDWEGSAEEVGKPVGSDLLEGKITLPVWHTLAALPVDQRACWRQRIAQRAITPADIHHLAHHARRLGVFETVRQIADAYAQKAIATLRTVSPDGTNWAQRLLEQAAHFVVRRRA, from the coding sequence ATGAAGGGCATTCAACGGCTGATGTTGAGCGCGCATTGGGGCGAACTCATCGCTGAAGTGTTTGCGGCGTTGGAGAAGCCGCTGCAGCAGGTGGAGGAGTTTCTGCGGCAAGCGGTGCAATCGTCGGTGCGGGACATCACGGCGATGGCGCTGCACCTGTTGTCAGCGGGCGGAAAACGGCTGCGCCCGGCGCTGACGCTGCTGAGCGCCCAATTTGTGGGCGGCATCACCCCCCGCGCTATCGCGTTCGCCGCCGTCGTGGAGTTGATGCACACCGCCACGCTCATCCACGACGATGTGATTGACAAAGCCGAGGTGCGGCGGGGACGCGACGCCGTTCACCGCCTTTGGGGCAACGAAGCGGCGATTATGTGTGGCGACCACCTTTACGCCCGCGCCTTTTCCATCTTGGCGGAAGACGGCGACATCCAAGTCATCCGCACGATGGCGGAAGCGTCCAGCCGCGTCTGTGAAGGAGAAATCTTGGAACTGCAATTGGCGTTCAACCCCGACATTACCTACGAGCAGTGCTTAGAAGTTGCCCGCTTGAAGACGGCGGAGTTAATCGCAGCGGCGTGCAAAATCGGCGCCCTGTCGGGTGGTGGAAGCCCTGTCGCTGCGGAAGCGCTGGAAAGTTACGGGCGGCATTTGGGTATCGCCTTTCAAATTGTGGACGACTTACTGGATTGGGAAGGGTCAGCAGAAGAAGTGGGCAAGCCCGTCGGCAGCGATTTGCTGGAAGGCAAAATCACTTTGCCCGTCTGGCATACGCTGGCGGCGCTACCCGTTGACCAACGCGCTTGCTGGCGGCAACGCATCGCCCAACGCGCCATCACGCCCGCCGACATCCATCACCTCGCGCATCACGCCCGTCGGCTGGGCGTGTTTGAAACGGTGCGGCAGATCGCCGACGCTTACGCGCAAAAAGCGATCGCTACCTTACGCACTGTCAGTCCTGACGGCACGAACTGGGCACAACGGTTGCTGGAACAAGCAGCCCATTTCGTCGTCCGCCGCCGGGCATGA
- the yhdN_1 gene encoding General stress protein 69, with protein MRYRLLGKTGWQVSVIGLGTWNIGGQWGEVDERTALATIWRAYENGINFFDTADAYGEPPGRSEELLGKALQGIRQEVIIATKVGNWARRYGHPLPYTSPLHVIACCHASLYRLRTDAIDLYQCHIGNPTDAEVEVFLDAFERLKAQGKIRAYGISTNSLDALQRFNRHGTCATCQLDYSLLNRTPEKDLLPYCREHNIGVIVRGPLAKGVLAGKFTPETVFTDEVRRSWNEGERRAQFLRQLQAVERLRFLEREGRTIAQAALQFVLAHPAVTCAIPGAKNPRQAETNAQAADGALTEDELAAINAVVPPASALA; from the coding sequence ATGCGTTACCGCCTGCTGGGCAAAACGGGTTGGCAGGTGTCCGTCATCGGGTTGGGCACTTGGAACATCGGCGGTCAATGGGGCGAAGTGGACGAACGCACCGCACTGGCGACGATTTGGCGCGCTTACGAGAACGGCATCAACTTCTTTGACACCGCCGATGCCTACGGCGAACCGCCTGGACGCAGCGAGGAACTGTTGGGCAAAGCGCTGCAGGGCATCCGACAGGAGGTCATCATCGCGACGAAAGTCGGCAACTGGGCGCGCCGGTATGGACATCCGTTGCCTTACACTTCGCCGCTGCATGTCATCGCCTGCTGCCACGCTAGCCTTTACCGCTTGCGCACCGACGCCATCGACCTTTACCAGTGCCACATCGGCAACCCGACCGATGCCGAGGTGGAAGTGTTTCTGGATGCTTTTGAGCGGTTAAAGGCGCAGGGCAAAATCCGTGCCTACGGCATCTCCACCAATTCGCTGGACGCGCTGCAACGGTTTAACCGACACGGCACTTGCGCCACTTGCCAATTGGATTACAGCCTCCTGAACCGAACGCCTGAAAAGGACTTGCTGCCTTATTGCCGCGAACACAACATCGGCGTCATCGTGCGCGGTCCGCTGGCGAAGGGTGTGCTTGCGGGCAAGTTCACTCCCGAAACGGTTTTCACCGATGAAGTGCGGCGGAGTTGGAACGAAGGGGAACGGCGTGCGCAATTTTTGCGCCAGTTGCAAGCCGTGGAGCGATTGCGATTTTTGGAGCGAGAAGGGCGAACGATAGCCCAAGCAGCGTTGCAATTCGTGCTGGCGCACCCTGCTGTCACTTGCGCCATCCCTGGCGCCAAAAATCCGCGACAAGCCGAAACCAACGCTCAAGCGGCTGACGGCGCGTTGACCGAAGACGAGTTGGCAGCCATCAACGCCGTCGTGCCTCCTGCCAGCGCGTTAGCCTGA
- the bepA_1 gene encoding Beta-barrel assembly-enhancing protease: protein MRARPAAVSVVLLTVLFTAAPAQLILISRQQEIEIGKEVAQELERQYGVWNDPSQTRRVERIGRSLVAVCDRKDMPYTFKILNERKELNAVTAPGGFIYITRALLEALDNDDELAFVLGHEIGHVCGDHIRKQISQAMAGSLLLDILTGGASQVVRIGTNLMFALYQRGYSRNHERDADARGVRYMKAAGYNPIAAITALKKLGTERYRGINKWFATHPDVPERIQRIAAMLGVDPDTLQPLPKSGAATLEGVPSRSAPLFFVANGAAYCLPPNAATPVQVWQLDGRAVERLEVDGETLWLLVRDGDDGLVHIARRRPNAPTQYLASFYAQSIHDFRRSPNRQWLAVFGTDDDRPVLKVFRADGQEVPIAGRTPLGKPLAVGWTANNRLVVLTERLGNFAVATIVPGNGARFTDIIGLNRSPTQAAIGPTTPLWVLVGTTLHQMQWTDERAQVQPVLQGVTAFAARGQLLAVVQEGNLTVHRWNGHQWQRVAMVDDRAGVFADLTLSADGQWLAYTYQARSDDPPQLWLAHLPTQRLWRVAVNATAPTFGD, encoded by the coding sequence ATGAGGGCACGCCCCGCTGCCGTTAGTGTGGTGCTGTTGACCGTGTTGTTCACAGCCGCACCAGCCCAGTTGATTTTGATCAGTCGTCAGCAAGAGATTGAAATCGGCAAAGAGGTTGCGCAGGAACTGGAACGGCAGTATGGTGTGTGGAACGACCCCAGCCAAACGCGCCGTGTAGAACGCATCGGGCGCAGCCTTGTCGCCGTCTGTGACCGCAAAGACATGCCCTACACCTTCAAAATCCTCAACGAGCGCAAGGAACTGAACGCCGTCACCGCACCTGGCGGGTTCATTTACATCACGCGGGCGTTATTGGAAGCGCTGGACAACGACGACGAGTTGGCGTTCGTGCTCGGACACGAGATCGGACATGTCTGTGGCGATCATATCCGCAAACAAATCAGCCAAGCGATGGCAGGGTCGCTGCTTCTGGACATCCTCACAGGGGGAGCCAGCCAAGTCGTGCGCATCGGGACGAACCTCATGTTTGCGCTTTACCAGCGGGGCTACAGCCGCAACCATGAACGGGACGCCGACGCCCGGGGCGTTCGCTACATGAAAGCCGCTGGCTATAACCCCATCGCTGCCATCACCGCCCTGAAAAAACTGGGCACCGAACGCTACCGAGGCATCAACAAATGGTTTGCGACGCACCCAGATGTTCCCGAGCGCATCCAACGCATTGCGGCGATGTTAGGCGTTGACCCCGACACGCTGCAGCCGTTGCCGAAATCCGGGGCTGCGACGCTGGAAGGGGTGCCGTCCCGCTCTGCCCCGCTGTTTTTTGTCGCAAATGGGGCGGCTTACTGCTTACCGCCCAACGCCGCTACGCCCGTGCAGGTCTGGCAGTTAGACGGAAGGGCTGTGGAACGCCTTGAAGTTGATGGGGAGACTCTCTGGTTGCTCGTCCGCGACGGTGACGACGGCTTGGTGCATATCGCGCGGCGCCGTCCTAACGCCCCGACCCAATATCTGGCGTCCTTTTACGCCCAATCAATCCATGATTTCCGCCGCTCTCCCAACCGACAATGGCTGGCAGTCTTCGGCACTGATGATGACCGCCCAGTTTTGAAAGTGTTTCGTGCCGATGGGCAAGAAGTGCCTATCGCAGGGCGGACGCCGTTGGGAAAGCCGTTAGCAGTCGGCTGGACCGCCAACAACCGGTTGGTCGTTTTGACCGAACGCTTGGGCAATTTCGCCGTCGCCACGATCGTGCCGGGCAACGGGGCACGATTCACAGACATCATTGGCTTGAACCGTTCGCCCACGCAAGCCGCTATCGGACCGACGACGCCGTTGTGGGTGTTGGTCGGCACCACCTTGCATCAGATGCAATGGACGGACGAACGAGCCCAAGTGCAACCTGTTTTGCAAGGTGTTACGGCGTTTGCCGCACGCGGGCAGTTGCTCGCCGTCGTGCAAGAGGGTAACCTGACGGTGCACCGATGGAACGGACATCAATGGCAACGGGTCGCCATGGTGGATGACCGCGCCGGCGTATTCGCTGATTTGACCTTGTCCGCTGACGGACAATGGCTGGCTTACACCTACCAAGCCCGTTCAGACGACCCACCGCAACTTTGGTTAGCGCATTTACCGACACAGCGGTTGTGGCGCGTGGCAGTCAACGCGACGGCACCGACTTTCGGCGATTGA
- the ndk gene encoding Nucleoside diphosphate kinase, with product MALERTFVMIKPDGVQRGLVGEIIQRLERKGLKLIGLKMLHLDRALAERHYEMHKGKAFFDELIAFITSGPVVAMVWEGENAIALVRTLMGALEPTEATPGSIRGDFACTKTMNIVHGSDSPENAQRETRLFFRDDELMEYRRCDEVWVRGNAD from the coding sequence GTGGCGTTGGAGCGGACTTTCGTCATGATCAAGCCCGACGGCGTGCAGCGGGGCTTGGTCGGCGAAATCATCCAGCGGTTGGAACGCAAAGGGCTGAAACTGATCGGGCTGAAAATGTTGCACCTTGACCGCGCGTTAGCGGAACGGCACTACGAAATGCACAAGGGCAAAGCGTTTTTTGACGAACTGATTGCCTTCATCACCAGCGGACCTGTCGTAGCGATGGTGTGGGAAGGCGAAAACGCCATCGCGTTAGTGCGCACGCTCATGGGCGCGTTGGAACCGACAGAGGCGACGCCCGGCTCCATTCGGGGCGATTTCGCCTGCACCAAGACGATGAACATCGTTCACGGCTCCGATTCACCCGAAAACGCCCAGCGGGAAACCCGCCTGTTTTTCCGCGACGATGAACTGATGGAGTATCGCCGCTGCGACGAAGTGTGGGTTCGGGGCAATGCCGACTGA
- the idhA gene encoding Inositol 2-dehydrogenase — protein sequence MARTDWGIGIVGLGGIANTHLQAYRNAGLKVIGGADIDAERAKAMQDRWQLPFVTTDWRELIDHPEVRIVDITVPHKLAVRLPIVEYAAQRSKALFVQKPLLPCLEGAKQLVEVAERYKAPLMVNQNSVFVPAFLAMERYLRDGTIGTPYYCQIENRAWVDVSGHAWFGKDERWVTSDMAIHHFALVHHWFGEWDSVYALMGRDPSQTGVRGDNWSVVSVRFKNGVQACIINNWAYRGNRPRPHSREEIVIQGDKGCITGDSEDICVVTVDPPARIYPQFQGKWFPDAFANAMCHFIDALEAGRPFWCSGCDNLNAVAIAEAAYISAKERRAVQRAELL from the coding sequence ATGGCGCGTACCGATTGGGGCATCGGCATCGTCGGGTTGGGTGGCATCGCCAATACGCACCTGCAAGCCTACCGCAACGCGGGGCTGAAAGTCATCGGCGGTGCCGACATTGACGCCGAGCGCGCTAAGGCGATGCAGGACCGATGGCAGTTGCCCTTTGTCACGACCGATTGGCGCGAGTTGATTGACCACCCCGAAGTGCGCATCGTGGACATCACTGTCCCGCACAAGTTGGCGGTGCGGTTGCCCATCGTGGAATACGCAGCGCAAAGGAGCAAAGCGCTGTTCGTCCAAAAACCCCTTTTGCCCTGCCTTGAAGGCGCCAAGCAGTTAGTGGAAGTCGCCGAGCGCTATAAGGCGCCGCTGATGGTTAACCAAAACTCGGTGTTCGTGCCGGCTTTTTTGGCGATGGAGCGCTACCTGCGGGACGGCACTATCGGCACGCCCTACTACTGCCAGATTGAAAACCGCGCGTGGGTGGATGTCAGCGGGCACGCGTGGTTTGGTAAAGACGAACGCTGGGTTACCAGCGACATGGCAATTCACCACTTTGCGTTGGTGCACCATTGGTTCGGCGAGTGGGACAGCGTTTACGCCCTCATGGGGCGCGACCCGTCGCAAACGGGTGTTCGGGGCGACAACTGGAGCGTCGTGTCGGTGCGGTTCAAAAACGGCGTGCAGGCATGCATCATCAACAATTGGGCGTATCGGGGCAACCGCCCTCGCCCCCACAGCCGCGAGGAAATCGTCATTCAAGGCGACAAAGGCTGTATCACGGGGGACAGCGAGGACATTTGCGTCGTCACCGTTGACCCACCCGCACGCATCTACCCGCAGTTTCAAGGCAAGTGGTTTCCCGACGCCTTTGCCAACGCGATGTGCCACTTCATTGATGCGCTGGAGGCAGGCAGACCCTTTTGGTGCAGCGGGTGCGATAATTTGAACGCTGTCGCCATCGCCGAAGCCGCTTACATCTCCGCCAAAGAGCGGCGGGCGGTGCAGCGCGCAGAACTGCTCTGA
- the folC gene encoding Dihydrofolate synthase/folylpolyglutamate synthase — protein MTAESYLKTLQRFGIKPGLERIRAMMAWAGEPHLQFPSVLIGGTNGKGSVAAFLAAILQAAGYRVGIYTSPHLVDYRERFRINETPITPDRFAQLLEWAKGLAERVERETPHGAPTEFEVLTAVAFRYFADERVDIAVVEVGLGGRWDATNVLEPRISVVTMVALDHTDRLGPDHFTIARDKLGIARPYRPLVTAEHKWGVLRLFEETALHLKARWVRVGNEVIWQLHRADADGTDATFTTWRGRYRVHLNLLGTHQLPNFGCALAAAELLRDEGWAISADAIAAGAQRAHLQGRLQLVCVPSAPCPILLDGAHNPSGATILGRALRTLFRYRRLHLVLGILADKDVDGVIAKLVPLADEVFATQPHTARALPVDGLAEKCALFGKRVRRCAHVADALHAAAKEAQPDDLICVTGSLYLVGDALAVLTPPPSGDH, from the coding sequence ATGACAGCGGAAAGTTACCTGAAAACGCTGCAACGGTTCGGCATCAAACCGGGGCTGGAACGCATTCGGGCGATGATGGCGTGGGCGGGTGAACCCCATCTGCAGTTTCCGTCGGTGCTAATTGGCGGCACGAACGGCAAGGGGTCGGTAGCGGCGTTTCTGGCGGCGATATTGCAAGCGGCGGGCTACCGCGTCGGCATTTACACTTCGCCCCACTTGGTTGACTACCGCGAACGGTTTCGCATCAACGAAACCCCCATTACGCCCGACCGCTTTGCGCAACTGTTGGAATGGGCGAAAGGGTTGGCGGAACGGGTGGAGCGGGAAACGCCGCACGGTGCCCCGACGGAGTTTGAAGTGTTGACGGCGGTCGCGTTCCGCTATTTCGCCGACGAACGCGTGGATATCGCCGTCGTAGAAGTGGGCTTGGGCGGACGATGGGATGCGACGAATGTGTTGGAGCCGCGTATCAGCGTCGTGACGATGGTTGCCTTAGACCACACTGACCGTCTCGGTCCTGACCACTTCACCATCGCCCGCGACAAGTTGGGCATTGCCCGTCCGTATCGCCCGCTGGTGACAGCGGAGCACAAATGGGGTGTGCTGCGCCTGTTTGAGGAAACGGCGCTGCACTTGAAGGCACGATGGGTGCGCGTCGGCAATGAGGTGATTTGGCAGTTGCATCGCGCCGACGCTGACGGCACTGACGCGACCTTCACGACTTGGCGGGGCAGGTATCGCGTGCACCTCAATTTGCTGGGCACGCATCAACTGCCCAACTTCGGATGCGCCTTAGCGGCAGCGGAGTTGCTGCGGGATGAAGGTTGGGCAATCAGCGCCGATGCCATCGCAGCGGGTGCGCAACGGGCGCACCTGCAGGGGCGATTGCAACTCGTTTGCGTTCCGTCGGCGCCTTGCCCCATCCTGCTAGACGGAGCGCACAACCCGTCGGGTGCAACGATTTTGGGACGGGCGCTGCGGACACTCTTTCGCTACCGACGGCTGCATTTGGTCTTGGGCATTTTGGCTGACAAGGATGTGGACGGTGTCATCGCTAAGTTGGTGCCGTTGGCGGACGAGGTGTTCGCGACGCAGCCGCACACTGCGCGGGCGCTGCCCGTTGACGGCTTGGCAGAAAAATGCGCGCTCTTTGGTAAACGGGTGCGCCGTTGCGCGCATGTCGCCGACGCGTTACACGCAGCGGCAAAGGAAGCCCAACCCGATGACCTGATTTGCGTGACGGGTTCGCTTTACCTCGTCGGTGACGCCCTTGCCGTTTTGACTCCGCCGCCATCGGGCGACCATTAG
- the cpcE gene encoding Phycocyanobilin lyase subunit alpha, translating to MDLIARLIEQLASDDEVVRVQAGELLLQMGTAAVRPLVDALQNPRHPARPMIAATLGQLGDRRAVEPLIAALQDPDKAVRFHAALALAKLKDRRAVRPLIRALFDEMPPLEPDPLTGELLTVRAAAAQALGELRATEAIPALRVLLTDENYPTRQAAVLALLRIGTPEAVQAVAEALLREHGPMPWEVILRRLARIPSLEAQMALERLSHHPNPQVQALAKHLLAERNAAMTPPAPEDRPDPPPSGSPPAMCSLSRWLSRWSTKLAVGGLLLIAVAALWQWSRWAAATIAVACSLVAVHHRRRTTKPPTVSAPPPLLSSSSWRDETR from the coding sequence ATGGACTTAATCGCTCGCTTAATTGAACAGTTGGCGTCCGATGACGAAGTCGTGCGGGTGCAAGCCGGCGAATTGTTGTTGCAAATGGGCACCGCGGCTGTGCGCCCCTTGGTGGATGCCTTACAGAACCCGCGTCACCCTGCCCGCCCCATGATTGCCGCCACCTTAGGTCAGTTGGGCGACCGACGGGCAGTGGAACCCTTAATCGCGGCGTTGCAAGACCCCGATAAAGCGGTGCGGTTTCACGCCGCGTTAGCCTTGGCGAAACTGAAAGACCGCCGCGCTGTTCGCCCGCTCATCCGTGCGTTGTTTGACGAAATGCCGCCGCTGGAACCCGACCCACTCACGGGTGAACTGTTGACCGTGCGCGCCGCAGCGGCGCAAGCCTTGGGGGAATTGCGGGCGACGGAAGCCATACCGGCTTTACGCGTGCTGCTGACCGATGAGAACTATCCCACGCGCCAAGCCGCTGTGTTGGCGCTGTTGCGAATCGGCACGCCGGAAGCCGTGCAAGCGGTCGCCGAGGCGTTGCTCCGCGAACACGGACCAATGCCGTGGGAGGTGATTCTCCGTCGGCTGGCGCGTATCCCGTCGTTAGAAGCGCAAATGGCGTTGGAACGCTTGTCCCATCACCCGAACCCGCAGGTGCAGGCGTTGGCGAAGCATTTGCTGGCAGAGCGCAACGCTGCGATGACACCTCCTGCGCCGGAAGACCGTCCTGACCCTCCACCCTCTGGTTCCCCGCCCGCGATGTGCTCGCTGAGCCGTTGGTTATCGCGTTGGAGCACCAAGTTGGCGGTCGGCGGACTTTTGCTCATCGCCGTCGCCGCTTTGTGGCAATGGTCACGATGGGCAGCAGCGACAATAGCGGTCGCCTGCTCGTTGGTCGCGGTTCACCATCGCCGCCGCACCACTAAGCCGCCAACGGTATCGGCACCACCGCCACTCTTGTCGTCCTCGTCATGGCGCGATGAAACGCGATGA